The sequence CAAGAACGTTAACGTCGAGCGCGGTACAGAGACAGACTGCAGCCTCAAGGTCAGCCAAGCCTGCAATGAGCGAGCAGCACGGCGGTACTGGTGGCGGTGGGTTTCCTAATGTTAAGTCAATTGCATTGAGCACATTAGTGCAAGCACCGATCTGAAGGGCATTTCTAGGACAAGTGCCTTGAGCAGTAGTGTAAGTGAAGAAGAGGaggttaaggaaaaggaagAGTGCAAGAGAGGTTCTTGGAGCCATTTGTTTGTGTACCAGAAAAACTCTGAAACAAAATCTCAGGAAGTAGTAGTGTGTTTATATTCTTTGAGAAGAGTGGAGATAAATTATGGCGTTTTAGTGGATATTTATAGAATTTTGTATAGGAGAGTCATAAATTGGTTTCTACAAGAGATtggttgacttttttttttttttcaaatttatgaGTCGACTATAATAAGTAGACGCAACAGTTATTGTCTGAATTAGTTGGCAAATCATAAAAAGGAATATTGTACAAATTATAGAGTAGAGTAAACTACTATTATAAGTTTGTTAGCCACTCTACCCTGTCTCCACGtttaaacaaaacatataatCAAGAATATTATTTACGATTTATAACTTTTGACTGTTTTATAATTTGAAGTTTAGAAATAAATAGTACAATCTTAATTTACAAAATCTACAAATGTTTATGTGAAGCCGCAGGTTCAAAGATGATACAGACTAATATCAATAGCAGTGGGAGCCGTGACAAACATATTTTTGATGACATACGTAATTTCACATGAGTTcattatatatgattttattgcAGTGTATCAAAAGATACACAAGATCGACCATATCTTGGTTTAAAATATCATGACTATTCaagaaaaatgaagaaactGACCACATATATACTATACTTGAAACTGGCTATATATTACTCAATACCACAGTTTACAAATTTACGTTCCATAGAATTTAAGAAAGCTAAGTtaattctatttatttatatctatgcattttaaatttttgttctcATAAAATTCTAATATACTAAATCGTTACGAACATATTTCCTACTCTCatcaattattttcatataatatttaggGTTTTATTTCTGATATTGTAGCTTCTGCAGATTAATCAATATAAAAACTATATGAAAAGTAGAACCATCTGTCTTGGTATTGTATGTTGCAAATTTTATTCGAAAAGAATCTACTTATTATGAGTGTAAGTGTAATTCAGATGTCATCCATGTTATGGGAGAATCAATATTATGAAGAGAGAGCTGCACCTGGAGTCATGGGAGAGGAATCAATGTTATGAACAGAGCTGCACATGGAGTTATTGTTCATGAATTTTTCTTTGGCTCAAACATCAATGTATATTCACTAAATCATGGTATGCTATCATATACTTTACAAGAGGTTTCGACCACCATCACACAAATAGGATCAAAATAGTAATACTTAGAAGAATTCAAGGGCTTCCTACGATACCTAATTGCCCTGAAGTGTGCACTTAACAAAAGACATAAACGAGAACCAATTCATTCAGCCAAAATCGTAAGTAATAAAATGTCTCCTGCACCTCACAGTTAC comes from Brassica rapa cultivar Chiifu-401-42 chromosome A02, CAAS_Brap_v3.01, whole genome shotgun sequence and encodes:
- the LOC117132059 gene encoding putative lipid-binding protein AIR1, producing the protein MAPRTSLALFLFLNLLFFTYTTAQGTCPRNALQIGACTNVLNAIDLTLGNPPPPVPPCCSLIAGLADLEAAVCLCTALDVNVLGINVHLPIDISVLLNACSRFAPPSFQCP